Proteins from one Geomonas agri genomic window:
- the fliO gene encoding flagellar biosynthetic protein FliO translates to MRKLAVVTTATLLLPAAAHADSGGPDLLGSLAQMVGSLILVIGIILVLYYLAGKLMKMPQGKSAGYIRVVETRHLAPKKSLMLVEVGGEYLLLSNSGEGVSLIKQVEMLEEIEVVEEKSAAAALIPGQLRKKLDALVGGLPRKGAPLGHLGKSGGFA, encoded by the coding sequence ATGAGAAAGCTCGCGGTGGTGACAACGGCGACGTTGCTCCTCCCGGCGGCGGCGCATGCCGACAGCGGCGGCCCCGACCTGTTGGGGAGCCTGGCCCAGATGGTGGGATCGCTGATCCTGGTGATCGGCATCATCCTGGTGCTGTACTACCTGGCCGGCAAGCTGATGAAGATGCCGCAGGGGAAATCGGCGGGGTACATCCGCGTGGTGGAGACCAGGCACCTGGCCCCCAAGAAGTCGCTGATGCTGGTCGAGGTGGGGGGCGAGTACCTGCTTTTGTCCAACAGCGGCGAAGGGGTGAGCCTGATCAAGCAGGTAGAGATGCTGGAAGAGATCGAGGTGGTCGAGGAGAAAAGCGCCGCCGCGGCGCTGATCCCGGGCCAGCTCAGGAAAAAGCTGGATGCCCTGGTCGGCGGACTCCCCCGTAAGGGCGCGCCGCTTGGGCATCTCGGCAAAAGCGGTGGGTTTGCGTGA
- the fliP gene encoding flagellar type III secretion system pore protein FliP (The bacterial flagellar biogenesis protein FliP forms a type III secretion system (T3SS)-type pore required for flagellar assembly.), translated as MKHKTILGALLLVALSLILAATAGAEPLSLPTVSVGVGKVSKPADVSVVLQIFFVMTIISLAPSLLMMTTSFTRIVVVLSFLRSALGTQQAPSNQIVVGLSLFLTFFIMAPVWQQVNTQALQPYKAQTITQEEALKRGVAPLRKFMLSQVREKDLALFINLSKLPRPRNADDIPTMTLIPAYMISELKTAFQIGFLIFIPFLVLDMVVASVLMSMGMMMLPPVMISLPFKILLFVLVDGWGLVIGSLVKSFG; from the coding sequence GTGAAACATAAAACGATACTGGGGGCGCTGCTCCTGGTGGCTCTATCCCTGATACTGGCGGCGACCGCGGGCGCGGAACCGCTTTCCCTCCCCACGGTGAGTGTCGGGGTCGGCAAGGTGAGCAAGCCGGCCGACGTCTCCGTGGTGCTGCAGATCTTCTTCGTGATGACCATCATCTCGCTGGCGCCGAGCCTCCTGATGATGACCACCTCCTTCACCCGGATCGTCGTAGTGCTCTCCTTCCTCCGGTCGGCGCTGGGAACCCAGCAGGCCCCCTCGAACCAGATCGTGGTGGGGCTGTCGCTGTTTCTCACCTTCTTCATCATGGCGCCGGTCTGGCAGCAGGTGAACACCCAGGCGCTGCAGCCGTACAAGGCGCAGACCATCACCCAGGAGGAGGCGCTCAAGCGCGGCGTGGCCCCCTTGAGAAAGTTCATGCTCTCGCAGGTGCGCGAGAAGGACCTGGCCCTCTTCATCAACCTCTCCAAGCTCCCCAGGCCGCGCAACGCCGATGACATCCCGACCATGACGCTGATCCCGGCCTACATGATCAGCGAGCTGAAGACCGCGTTCCAGATCGGCTTTTTGATCTTCATCCCGTTCCTGGTGCTGGACATGGTGGTCGCCTCGGTGCTCATGTCGATGGGTATGATGATGCTGCCACCGGTCATGATATCGCTCCCCTTCAAGATCCTGTTGTTCGTGCTGGTGGACGGGTGGGGACTGGTGATCGGGTCGCTGGTGAAGAGCTTCGGGTAA
- a CDS encoding flagellar basal body-associated FliL family protein — MAEPAKPQETPEKNNKKLFIIIGAVVAVLAIGGAAAFFMGGSKKEKAPEGAKVEAKAEGGGGEHGAPAKGGEGAAAGGGTIYPLEPFIVNIYDGQELRYLKIKVEFEMANPQAKSELDAKLAPLRDAILILLTTKTMQEIQDLQGKNQLREQILAAVSKVVPPSKVTKVYFTDFVVQ; from the coding sequence ATGGCCGAACCGGCGAAGCCGCAAGAGACCCCGGAAAAGAACAACAAGAAGCTCTTCATCATCATCGGCGCCGTGGTAGCGGTCCTTGCCATCGGAGGGGCGGCAGCCTTCTTCATGGGGGGAAGCAAGAAAGAAAAGGCGCCTGAAGGCGCCAAGGTCGAAGCCAAGGCGGAAGGAGGGGGCGGCGAGCATGGCGCGCCTGCCAAGGGAGGTGAGGGGGCAGCTGCCGGCGGCGGCACCATCTATCCCCTGGAGCCTTTCATCGTCAACATCTACGACGGCCAGGAGCTTCGTTACCTGAAGATCAAGGTCGAATTCGAGATGGCCAACCCGCAGGCGAAGTCCGAGCTCGACGCGAAGCTCGCCCCGCTGCGCGACGCCATCCTGATCCTCTTGACCACCAAGACCATGCAGGAGATCCAGGACCTGCAGGGGAAAAACCAGCTGCGCGAGCAGATTCTGGCCGCGGTATCCAAGGTGGTCCCGCCCAGCAAGGTAACCAAGGTTTATTTCACTGACTTCGTGGTGCAGTAA
- the fliM gene encoding flagellar motor switch protein FliM, which translates to MEKLLTKEEIDALVAAVFDGSLVPDNELAKGGPQAQQFDLLDIEAHRAIPNLDIVYDGFIRYNRVTMSNRLGRMVDIKKEEAVPYKFGDFLSVLPTPVCMAIYKMDPLKGAALIAFDSTLVFTIVDSILGGSGVPSGQGMNRLFTSIELRLVEKIVKDALADLERAWAPLCPASMNLLRLEMNPRLVNIVPPEYQVVTMSMKIQIEETVGNMILAIPFLTIEPIRDKLKRGVQMDMMVMDPLWSYRLSEELMGAPMDMSVEMGGATISLADLMGLTPGDTIMLDSSGKDELVVKVGGTKKFMGIAGVSGGNKAVQITRTLTGGED; encoded by the coding sequence ATGGAAAAGCTCCTAACCAAGGAAGAGATCGACGCCCTCGTGGCGGCCGTTTTCGACGGGTCCCTAGTCCCCGATAACGAACTGGCCAAGGGCGGGCCTCAGGCGCAGCAGTTCGACCTGCTCGACATCGAGGCCCACCGCGCCATCCCGAACCTGGACATCGTCTACGACGGGTTCATCCGCTACAACCGGGTCACCATGTCGAACCGGCTGGGGCGCATGGTGGACATCAAGAAGGAGGAGGCGGTTCCCTACAAGTTCGGGGACTTCCTGAGCGTGCTCCCGACGCCGGTCTGCATGGCCATCTACAAGATGGACCCCTTGAAGGGGGCGGCGCTGATCGCCTTCGACAGCACCCTGGTGTTCACCATCGTGGACAGCATCCTGGGTGGATCGGGGGTGCCGTCGGGGCAGGGGATGAACCGGCTCTTCACCTCCATCGAGCTGCGTTTGGTGGAGAAGATCGTCAAGGACGCGCTGGCCGACCTGGAGCGCGCCTGGGCGCCGCTCTGCCCGGCCAGCATGAACCTTTTGCGCCTGGAGATGAACCCGCGCTTGGTCAACATCGTCCCCCCCGAGTACCAGGTGGTCACCATGAGCATGAAGATCCAGATCGAGGAGACCGTGGGCAACATGATCCTCGCCATCCCATTTTTGACCATCGAGCCGATCCGCGACAAACTCAAGCGCGGTGTGCAGATGGACATGATGGTGATGGACCCGCTCTGGTCCTACCGCCTTTCCGAGGAGCTCATGGGTGCGCCCATGGATATGTCGGTGGAAATGGGGGGCGCGACCATATCGCTGGCGGACCTGATGGGACTCACCCCCGGCGACACGATCATGCTCGATTCCAGCGGCAAGGATGAACTGGTGGTCAAGGTGGGGGGCACTAAGAAGTTTATGGGTATTGCCGGGGTAAGCGGCGGCAACAAGGCGGTACAGATCACGCGCACCCTGACAGGAGGTGAAGATTGA
- the flhB gene encoding flagellar biosynthesis protein FlhB: protein MSDDKHSKTEKPTSKKISDAKSKGNVARSREMTSAVTLIAAMVALYASSGIMLKTLQGTMRDIFGGLATMEITPAGVHHLMIKEFANLGIMLTPFMLVCLVAGLGVEISQGGVNLSSEKLKFDLGRLNPVQGVGRLFNKDSLFEVAKSFIKMAIVGYMAYKILAEEMEGIIFLVDQDLQGILQFIGHIAFKIVLHTCGVLIILAVLDLAFVKWRFIDNLKMTKQEVKDEHKNTEGDPAIKGKQRQKAFQMARRRMRQIIPTADVVVTNPTHYAVALKYDRFKMSAPVVLFKGIDQMALQMKIVARENNVTLVENRFLARELYAQVEEGYEIPEGLFAAVAEILAYVYSLKKR, encoded by the coding sequence ATGTCCGACGACAAACACTCAAAAACAGAGAAACCTACCAGTAAAAAGATCTCCGATGCCAAGAGCAAGGGGAACGTAGCGCGCAGCCGCGAGATGACCTCGGCGGTCACCCTGATCGCGGCCATGGTGGCGCTCTACGCCAGTTCCGGCATCATGCTGAAGACCCTGCAGGGGACCATGAGGGATATCTTCGGCGGACTGGCCACCATGGAGATCACCCCGGCCGGCGTGCACCACCTGATGATCAAGGAATTCGCCAACCTGGGCATCATGCTGACGCCGTTCATGCTGGTCTGCCTGGTCGCGGGCCTGGGCGTGGAGATCAGCCAGGGGGGGGTCAACCTCAGTTCCGAAAAGCTCAAGTTCGACCTGGGGCGCCTGAACCCGGTGCAGGGGGTAGGAAGGCTCTTCAACAAGGACTCGCTGTTCGAGGTGGCCAAGTCCTTCATCAAGATGGCGATCGTGGGGTACATGGCCTACAAGATCCTCGCCGAGGAGATGGAAGGGATCATCTTCCTGGTGGACCAGGACCTGCAGGGGATCCTGCAGTTCATCGGCCACATCGCCTTCAAGATCGTGCTGCACACATGCGGGGTGCTGATCATCCTGGCCGTGCTCGACCTCGCCTTCGTCAAGTGGCGCTTCATAGACAACCTGAAGATGACCAAGCAGGAGGTGAAGGACGAGCACAAGAACACCGAGGGCGACCCGGCCATCAAGGGGAAGCAGCGCCAGAAGGCCTTCCAGATGGCGCGCCGGCGCATGCGCCAGATTATTCCGACCGCCGATGTCGTGGTCACCAACCCGACCCACTACGCGGTGGCGCTCAAGTACGACCGCTTCAAGATGTCCGCTCCGGTGGTGCTCTTCAAGGGGATAGACCAGATGGCGCTGCAGATGAAGATCGTGGCACGGGAAAACAACGTGACCCTGGTAGAGAATCGCTTCCTGGCCCGCGAACTCTACGCCCAGGTGGAGGAGGGGTACGAGATCCCGGAGGGGCTCTTCGCCGCCGTCGCCGAGATCCTCGCCTACGTGTACAGCCTGAAAAAGAGGTGA
- the fliR gene encoding flagellar biosynthetic protein FliR, whose product MLDALPLKALADLIPFALVLARVAALFMAIPMFGARLVPTRIKVPLIFAMALVIFPIIRLKAVPVETDSLSLMILVMRETLVGLTLGAISQFVFAAVEFSGQLVGTQMGISIAAQFDPTTQNNVPTMAIFEGVLATLIFLALDVHHFFIKGIVESYQLIPLGAWHVSGGLLKFLVQTSTGIFVIALKLAAPVSVALLATTVALGIVARSFPAMNVFMVSMPLNIGIGFLILGITLPVFLRVLNGSFGSFVQQMHALFRLLA is encoded by the coding sequence GTGCTCGACGCCCTCCCGCTCAAGGCCCTGGCCGACCTGATCCCCTTCGCCCTGGTCCTGGCCCGGGTCGCGGCACTGTTCATGGCCATCCCGATGTTCGGGGCACGGCTGGTACCCACCCGCATCAAGGTCCCGCTCATTTTCGCCATGGCCCTGGTCATCTTCCCCATCATTCGACTGAAGGCCGTCCCCGTCGAGACCGACTCCCTCTCCCTCATGATACTGGTGATGCGCGAAACGCTGGTCGGCCTGACGCTGGGCGCGATTTCCCAGTTCGTCTTTGCGGCGGTCGAGTTCAGCGGTCAGCTGGTGGGGACCCAGATGGGAATCTCCATCGCGGCCCAGTTCGACCCGACCACGCAGAACAACGTCCCTACCATGGCCATCTTCGAGGGGGTGCTGGCCACCCTGATCTTCCTCGCGCTTGACGTGCACCACTTCTTCATCAAGGGAATCGTGGAGAGCTACCAGCTCATTCCGCTGGGGGCATGGCACGTGAGCGGCGGCCTGCTGAAGTTCCTGGTCCAGACCAGCACCGGCATCTTCGTCATAGCGCTGAAACTGGCGGCGCCTGTCTCGGTGGCGCTTCTGGCCACCACCGTGGCGCTCGGCATCGTGGCGCGCAGCTTCCCGGCCATGAACGTCTTCATGGTCAGCATGCCACTCAACATCGGCATCGGCTTCCTGATCCTCGGCATCACGCTGCCGGTATTCCTGCGCGTCCTCAACGGGAGTTTCGGCTCTTTCGTGCAGCAGATGCACGCCCTGTTCAGGCTGCTCGCCTAG
- the fliQ gene encoding flagellar biosynthesis protein FliQ: protein MTPEMVVQLGRRSFEAVILLSAPLLITALVVGLLISIFQAVTSINEATLAFAPKIIAVMVAMVIFFPWMMMYMSDFTHEIYGMIANMRH from the coding sequence ATGACCCCGGAAATGGTAGTCCAGCTGGGCAGGAGAAGCTTCGAGGCGGTGATCCTCCTCTCGGCGCCGCTGCTCATCACCGCCCTGGTGGTGGGCCTCCTCATCAGCATCTTCCAGGCGGTGACCTCGATCAACGAGGCAACGCTCGCCTTCGCTCCCAAGATCATCGCGGTCATGGTGGCCATGGTAATCTTCTTCCCTTGGATGATGATGTACATGAGCGACTTCACTCACGAGATCTACGGCATGATCGCCAATATGAGGCACTAG
- the fliN gene encoding flagellar motor switch protein FliN, with the protein MSEKLALDEQKDVPQPKNLDFIMDIPLQLTVELGRTKLLVRDVLQLNQGSVVELTKLAGEPLDVFVNSKLVARGEAVVVNDKFGIRLLDIVSPNERVDKVL; encoded by the coding sequence TTGAGCGAAAAACTCGCTTTAGACGAACAGAAGGACGTTCCGCAGCCGAAGAACCTGGACTTCATCATGGACATCCCGCTGCAGCTCACCGTAGAGCTGGGGCGGACCAAGCTCTTGGTGCGGGACGTCTTGCAACTGAACCAGGGCTCGGTGGTGGAGCTGACCAAGCTCGCGGGCGAGCCGCTGGATGTCTTCGTGAACTCCAAGCTGGTGGCGCGTGGCGAGGCGGTGGTAGTGAACGACAAGTTCGGCATCCGGCTCCTGGACATCGTGAGCCCCAACGAGAGGGTGGACAAGGTACTATGA